The nucleotide window AAATGCGGATGTAGATGCTCAGCCGCCTGGAGTGCGGTGACGAGGCTTGTCGGTGTACAGGGCGTGCCGGGGGGTGATCCTGTGAAGTGTGGTCGCGGCATCAGTTCGTCATGAAAGACAAGAATGGAGCCACTGATTCCGATAGCACAGATATAGAGGGAAAACAGAATACCTGCCCAGAGATGAATTTGAAAGCAGGCACGACGCATCCAGAGCTGCCGTGGGCGATGGATGAAGCTGCGGAGCCAGCCTTGCGGCTGGCTCGTTTGCGTGACTCCTGGATTGCTTGGGATAGGCATTGCTGATGGAGTGTCCGCTATCTACCGGCCGTTTCAGGTGGTAAGTGCTGAGAGAACCAGTCCAGCTCACGGGTAAGCGAATCGATCTGGTGTTCCGTCTCGCGGAAGATGTGGGGCTCGCGTGGGTAGATGACCATGACGGCTTCGCGATTCAGGAAGCGTAGTGCATGGTAAAACTCTTGTCCCTGGCTGAGCGGGACGCGAACGTCTGCGCCACCATGAAGTACAAGGGTAGGAGTATGGCAGTTGGCGGCAAAGCGCACCGGGGAGTGCAGGTCCAGGTCCTTATAACTCTTGGCGTAGACGTTATACAGCGCGTCAAGATAGCTCGGAGCAATGTCCGTTGTCGTGGCCATGCTGTAGACATCTGTTACTGCTGCGCCGGCCATAGCCGCTTTGAAGCGATCCGTGTGCGTTACAGCCCATGAGGTCATGAAGCCGCCGTAGCTCCAACCCGCAATAACCATGCGGTCGGGATCGGCATAGCCTTGCTGGATGACCCAGTCGGTGCCTGCCATCACATCGGCAAAGTCCCCACCGCCGCCATCCTGATAATTGGCCTCGGTAAAGTCAATAGATTGCCCGGAGGAGCCTCGGTAGTTTGGTTGAAGAACAACATAGCCTTGCGAGGCCAGCAGGAGAGCGTAGTTGTACCATGTGGCGCTGAATCCAACTGTAAAGGACTCTTCAGGGCCGCCGTGAATGTGGATGGCGGTCTTGTAACGCTTGCCGGGTGTGTAGCCAGGAGGCAAAGTAAGCACGCCGTAGATGATGCGATGGTCCTTGGGGTTTATCCACTGTACTTCGCGCTGTTCGCCGAGTGCCCAGTTCTTCGTCTGAGGATTGGTGTCCGAGAGGACGGTCGTATTCTCTGCGTGCCATACAGTGACTTCCGCCGGTTGTGTGGGTGTTTCACTCAGGAAAGCGATGGAAGAGCCGTCCTTGGTCGCGTCGAAATCGAGGGCTGTAGGTGTGAGATGGCCGAGCTGCGTTGCGCTGAGCGTCGCGGGATCGAAGATGTGCGCTTCTGTGTGAGCGTGCACGAAGGCATTCACAAGTAGTCGGTTGCCGGTAAGCCAGCGCATCTCGTAGAGGGTGCCGTCGAGCTTGTCTTCGAGCCGGATGTCTTTGCCGGTAGCAAGATTGCGGATGAAGTGCTCATCGGTGATGCGCTTTTGTGTGAAGCGGGAATAGGAGATGTTCTGCCCGTCTAGTGAATAGATGGGTGTTTCATAACCGGATTTCTTCTCAATTACCTGCGTGATCTCCCCACTCGATGTTGAGAAAATTTCGACGACGGAGACGCGCCAGTAATCGTCGATGCGCGGTGTGGGCGAAACACGGGCAAGAATGCCCGTGCCGTCCGGAGACCAATCAATGGAGTCTACATTGACGTCCTGGCGAGAGAGCAGGCGCGCCTGATGAGTATCGATGTCATAGAGCCAGAGTCGATCGAAATGATATTCGCCGTCGATGATCTCGCGATCGTCCTTTTTTTTCTTGCGCGCACTCTCTTCGGGGGTGTCAGAGTCTGTGCGAAGAAATGCGATCTGTTTACCATCTTTCGACCACTCGAAAGATTTGATGCCACCGGGGAGATTGGTGAGAGGTTGGGCTTCGCCGCCGTCGAGCGAGATCGACCAGAGCTGCATATCCTTACCCTCGTTGTCTCCGCTCGACACAGATACAGGAGGCTGAGGTTGAGGATCTTTTTGCTGCGGGGTGGGTGTCTGCGATTGCGTCGGCGGAGTGCTCGAGGACGTATCGATCAGCTCCTTCGGGATATCGCCGCGATAGTTGCCGGGAGCCACGCTGAAGTGGAAGGGCGATCCGGGAGATGCGAGCGGGTTCGGGCGATTGGAAAGAAAGACGAGGGTGCGGCCATCCGGTGACCAAGCCGGAGAGCTATCGTCTCCAGAGCCGGAGACGAAGAGTCGGGCCGGCGAAGAGTGATCGGTGGAAACGAGCCAGATGTGCGTGTTGCGTGGCTTACCCGCGGGCATGGGCGTTGTCACGGTATAGGCAATGAGCTTGCCATCAGGCGAGATCTTTGGCGTTTCGATGCTCCTCAGGCCAGCGATATCGGCAGGCTGTACGGTGTGCTTCTGCGCATGACAAGGAAAAGAGAGGAGCAGGGAAGCGAACGCGAGGAAGCAGGCGCGGCGATATGAGACAGAATGGGAGACGTGCATCGAGACTCCTGGAATATGTGCTCGAAAAAGAATCAGAGCGCACCAAGCGAACTGGCAAGCTACGATAGCAGGCGCGCTCTGATTATTTAGAACTGCAGCTTAAGTGCGAACTGCATGGAGCGCGGTGAGCCGATCTGATAAAGGCTGCTAAAGCCGCCATCGGCGCCGCCTCCACCGAGACTATCGGCAAGCGTGTGTTCGGAGATACCGAAGTATTGATTTGTCAGCGAATTGCGATCGCTGTCATTGGTGCCGGGATCGCCAAAGAGAGGGTGGTTAAAGACGTTGAAAGCTTCTGCCCGGAACTGAAGTGCCAGGCTGTCGTGGATCGGGAAGGTGCGGCGGAGAGCGACATCTTCCTGCCATGCGCTGAAACCGCGAATGGTATTACGCTGCAGGTCACCCTGCGCATCGATAGTGGGCGTGGAGAAGTGACCGGGGTTATAGCCCTTGCCGCCGGGACAGGGCAGACCGCCATTGCGGGCCGCGCAGGTGGAACCGCGGACGTAGAGTGGCGAGTTTGGGACGAGGTTGGGTCGTTGGTTCACCGCGTCGTCATTCCATTCCATGCCGAAGGCACCATAGACGCCGGTGTTTACATTGACAGGGAGTGCTGTATTGGAGCGGAAAAGACTGTCGAGGGCCCAGCCGCTGCTGACATACCGCGTAAAGGCATGGCTGCTGTGGAGGCCGGGCATCTCGTAGGTGATGGCATTCGAGAAGGACTGGCGCACGTCGAGGTCGGAATTGCCATAGTCCTGATGCGGGTCGTAGATCGTGTGATACGGGTTGGGTAGCGCGAGGCTTGAGGAGTTATCGAGCGCATGCGACCAGGTGTAGCTGAAGAGCGCCTGGAGGTGGTGCGAGAGGTTCTGCTTGAATTGGACCTGCAGAGAATTGTAGTTCGAATATGCGTGATTGAAGTAAGCAGTCAGATATTCGAAGTTGGCATTGCCGCCTTCCGCCGGCTGGAGGAGTTCGCTTCGGAGTAGGTTATCTCCCTTGTTGCCGACGTAGCTGATCTGGAGGGTGCGGCTGCTGCCAAGGCTCTGCTGGAGGGCCACGTCCCACATGGTAACGCGGGGATCCTTGAGGTGAGGATCGAATGCAAAGACGAGGCTATACGGTGGATCGGTGCTGAGAGGAGCAGGTGTGCCCGCGGAGGTGTCAAGCGGATACTCACCGTCCGCGCCATAGAGGTACTTGGTGCTGGTGTAAGGAGTCCCAAGGGTTCCCTGAGCGCCGATCTCATTTCCAAGACCGTAGTAAACGCCTGCGCCGGCGCGGACGACCGTTTCCCACCCAGGCTGGGTGCGGGCGAGATAAGAGAAGCCGACACGCGGAGCAAAATTGGTGCGGCTCTCATTCCAGAGTTTGGTCCCAGCTGGAGCAAGCTCGACGTTTGCCGGGTCTTCCAGGTTCGTGGCGGTATAGAGAGGGTACTTGCCTGAGCTTGGCGGAGGATCGATGTCCCAGCGGAGGCCGTAGTTGAGGGTAAAGCGAGGGCTGATCTGCCAGGAATCTTCGGCGAAGAGAGAGAGGTTGTTGAAGACAGGGTGAATCTCGGCCGTCTCGGCGCTATCGATCGCGGCGTAGACAGGTTCCTGCGTGGTTACCAGCGTCTTCACATCGGCGAAGTCGTAGAAGATGTCGTAAGGCCGATATCCATTGAGCGGCGTAAGACGCCGATAGTCGCCGCCGAATTTGAACGCATGGTGGCCGTGAGTCCAGCTGAAGCTATCGACGTAGTTGAGCTGGCGCTGGTGGTTGGTTGCGTCGTTGCCGACGTAATAGTCGCCGGTTCCGTCATTGAAGAAGACACCGAAGACCGCAGTATTCAGGTTGTATTGGGGCTGCGACTGGAAGAGGTAGGCACTCGAGGGTACAGTTGCGCCGCCGAAGTCAGTCGGGCTAACAGTGGTGGCTCCTTTGGCGTGGCTGATGTTGAAGCGGAAATCATTTACGAGCGACGGACTGATGATGTACGTGGCGCCGGCCGTAATGGTGTCGACATTGGAGATCGTGTGGCTGAGTGTGGAGCGCGTGTAAAAGTCGAAGGCACCGTATTGCTCGCCATCCGAGGGTGCGTAATTGCCGCGGATGAAGAGATTAAGCTTTGAGGTCGGGCTATAGTCGAGCCTGACGCTGGTCGCGTTCAATGTCGATGGATTGGAGAACGTGGCATAGAAGATTCCGGTGTAATTGCCGGTAATATCCTGCCCCGCGGATGGTTTGGCATAAGCCTCAAGGAGCGGGGCGACCGCCGAGGAGGCCTGGTTGCGGGCCCAGGTTGTCGGCACAACATCCTCTCGGGATTCGGGGACGCGGAGCCGCAGCCCCTCATAGGATCCGAAGAAGAAAAGCTTGTTCCTGATGATGGGGCCGCCGAAGACGCCGCCGAAATCATTCTG belongs to Silvibacterium dinghuense and includes:
- a CDS encoding alpha/beta hydrolase family protein, with the translated sequence MHVSHSVSYRRACFLAFASLLLSFPCHAQKHTVQPADIAGLRSIETPKISPDGKLIAYTVTTPMPAGKPRNTHIWLVSTDHSSPARLFVSGSGDDSSPAWSPDGRTLVFLSNRPNPLASPGSPFHFSVAPGNYRGDIPKELIDTSSSTPPTQSQTPTPQQKDPQPQPPVSVSSGDNEGKDMQLWSISLDGGEAQPLTNLPGGIKSFEWSKDGKQIAFLRTDSDTPEESARKKKKDDREIIDGEYHFDRLWLYDIDTHQARLLSRQDVNVDSIDWSPDGTGILARVSPTPRIDDYWRVSVVEIFSTSSGEITQVIEKKSGYETPIYSLDGQNISYSRFTQKRITDEHFIRNLATGKDIRLEDKLDGTLYEMRWLTGNRLLVNAFVHAHTEAHIFDPATLSATQLGHLTPTALDFDATKDGSSIAFLSETPTQPAEVTVWHAENTTVLSDTNPQTKNWALGEQREVQWINPKDHRIIYGVLTLPPGYTPGKRYKTAIHIHGGPEESFTVGFSATWYNYALLLASQGYVVLQPNYRGSSGQSIDFTEANYQDGGGGDFADVMAGTDWVIQQGYADPDRMVIAGWSYGGFMTSWAVTHTDRFKAAMAGAAVTDVYSMATTTDIAPSYLDALYNVYAKSYKDLDLHSPVRFAANCHTPTLVLHGGADVRVPLSQGQEFYHALRFLNREAVMVIYPREPHIFRETEHQIDSLTRELDWFSQHLPPETAGR
- a CDS encoding TonB-dependent receptor encodes the protein MKRHPVVLLLILILSFAGLTQMASAQLESGAMNGTVSDHGGARIPGAKVTITDIATNQSQTATTGQDGIFHFAQLKPSRYKLSIAASGFKEGIIESIDLHAQDNLGEEITLEVGSTSESVSVNGQTDELETSNAISTTVDRKFVENMPLNGRSFQALIALTPGNVTAKTYYTNAGQFSVNGQRTDANYFTIDGVSADVGITQGSNVYLGTAGGGTSQATSNNGGYNNLVSVDAMQEYKIQTSTFDAEYGRTTGAQLSIVTRSGSNQFHGTLFEYLRNEIFDANNWFNNEEGLSRQAEKQNDFGGVFGGPIIRNKLFFFGSYEGLRLRVPESREDVVPTTWARNQASSAVAPLLEAYAKPSAGQDITGNYTGIFYATFSNPSTLNATSVRLDYSPTSKLNLFIRGNYAPSDGEQYGAFDFYTRSTLSHTISNVDTITAGATYIISPSLVNDFRFNISHAKGATTVSPTDFGGATVPSSAYLFQSQPQYNLNTAVFGVFFNDGTGDYYVGNDATNHQRQLNYVDSFSWTHGHHAFKFGGDYRRLTPLNGYRPYDIFYDFADVKTLVTTQEPVYAAIDSAETAEIHPVFNNLSLFAEDSWQISPRFTLNYGLRWDIDPPPSSGKYPLYTATNLEDPANVELAPAGTKLWNESRTNFAPRVGFSYLARTQPGWETVVRAGAGVYYGLGNEIGAQGTLGTPYTSTKYLYGADGEYPLDTSAGTPAPLSTDPPYSLVFAFDPHLKDPRVTMWDVALQQSLGSSRTLQISYVGNKGDNLLRSELLQPAEGGNANFEYLTAYFNHAYSNYNSLQVQFKQNLSHHLQALFSYTWSHALDNSSSLALPNPYHTIYDPHQDYGNSDLDVRQSFSNAITYEMPGLHSSHAFTRYVSSGWALDSLFRSNTALPVNVNTGVYGAFGMEWNDDAVNQRPNLVPNSPLYVRGSTCAARNGGLPCPGGKGYNPGHFSTPTIDAQGDLQRNTIRGFSAWQEDVALRRTFPIHDSLALQFRAEAFNVFNHPLFGDPGTNDSDRNSLTNQYFGISEHTLADSLGGGGADGGFSSLYQIGSPRSMQFALKLQF